The nucleotide sequence TAGCCTTAATTTTAGAACAATAGAGACTAAAAATATAAGGTTTAATGTGATTTTTATTAAATACTTTTCAATATACTTTAAAGACTATTGATGATTTTTAAAGAGTTTATCAATATTTAAAAACTACTCCTTTTTGGGCTTGACTAAAAAAAAAATAGCTATTAACTTAATTTAAAGAAAGAAATGCTTTTAAATTAATAAATAAGTGAATAACTATGATAGATTTAGGCATCGATAACATAGTTTTTCTAGGCGATAGTCTCACAGATAATGGCAATTATTACAACCTAACTAAGCAGGCAACTGGGATAGGGTTTCCTGATCAACCTTTTTACGCTAAAGGTTGCTTTAGTAACGGTTCAGTCTGGTCAGACTATGTTGGCACCGCACTCGGATTAAATAATATTCCTTTTACTAATTTTGCTCCTTTTACTGACCAAATTCCTCAAAATAATCAGGCAATTAACTTTGCCATTGGTGGCGCTACTTCGGGAAGTAAAAATTTAGGATTCCCTCCAGAATACCCAGCAGGACTACAACAACAGGTAGACGCACTTACAGGGCTGAAACAGACTCAAGTATTTAATCCCTCAGATACTTTGTATTCTTTATGGATTGGGGGAAACGATTATTTAAGTCTAAACTTATCGGCAGATAACACCAAAAAAGATACTAAAAATTTTGTTCAGCAAACTGTCGGTCAGACTATCGGCAATATCAAAACCACGTTAACGACCTTAGTTAATCAGATGGATGCTGAGCATATTATGGTATTTAATTTACCTGATTTGAGCCAAACTCCTTTAGGATTGAGCCTTAAACCTGATGCGGCTCAAACATTAAAATCTCTGGTGACTGAGCATAATAAACAATTGGATAAAGAAATAAAGTCATTAAGTAAAACATATACCGATGTTGACTTTATCTCTATTGATATCAATGCTCTCTTTAAAGACATAACTAAAAAGTCTAATCCGTTCAAATTTGATAATCTAACTCAAGCCGCAACAAATACAAATCTTTACGATCCTCAATTTAACCCTCTCACCCATAAACTCACTCAGAGTCCTAATGCCGATAATTATCTCTTCTGGGATAGCGCTCATCCCACGACTAAAGCACATGGTCTTATAGCTGATTATGTTATTAAAGCTTTAGAATCCGACAAAAATTTATCTAAAGCTAATAAAGCTGTTGATTTGACGGCTCAGAGCCAGATTGTGCCCAGTAATATCAGTAATATTCCTGCTGTTGCCACATCAAACGATTCATTATCTGTGGTCTCAAATTTAGTTACTTCTAACCCGATTGTGTTAAATCTGAATGCGGCAGGACAAGTACAGGTTTCCTCCTCTCAACAAGGGCAAGTAAACAATAAACTGCTTGGGCAACCCGTTAATGACTTATTTCCTACTCAACTTCAAATTCCCATCTTTCAATTAAATTTTGCTAATAAATAAGTTTAACTTTCGCTTTGATATTGTCCTGGAAATTGCTGAACACCTGTTCCATAAGACTCGGTGTATTCGGTGGGCACGTCATCAAAAACCACTTCTTCGGTTTCGAGGTCCTGTTCAGTGGGGATAGGAATATTAAGATTATGGAGTGTTGCCATTAAATCTTCGCGATCAGTGGGGCTTAAAAATTGTTGTTCTGTATCCTCCATTTGCCTTCTCCTAATTGCTCAACTGATTTGCACTCTAGCTAAGTTTGATTAAAGTTGAACTCCTCAAATAGTTAGAACCTTTAAACTGAGGAGCATACACCCAAGGTAAAGCCTACTTTTTCATCAGCCGCTAAATAAAATAAATTTTTTACTGAGGTGCGGAAGTCGTTCCGCACGCAACCAACAACTTTACTTTTTCCCTTGTAATTTCCTTAAAAAGCTTCCCTCAAACGCTTGACCTTTTAACATCCGATTCCAATAAACCCAAGGTAAAGCATACTTTTTCATCAGCCACATGGTGTAATGTTCTTGAG is from Gloeothece verrucosa PCC 7822 and encodes:
- a CDS encoding SGNH/GDSL hydrolase family protein translates to MIDLGIDNIVFLGDSLTDNGNYYNLTKQATGIGFPDQPFYAKGCFSNGSVWSDYVGTALGLNNIPFTNFAPFTDQIPQNNQAINFAIGGATSGSKNLGFPPEYPAGLQQQVDALTGLKQTQVFNPSDTLYSLWIGGNDYLSLNLSADNTKKDTKNFVQQTVGQTIGNIKTTLTTLVNQMDAEHIMVFNLPDLSQTPLGLSLKPDAAQTLKSLVTEHNKQLDKEIKSLSKTYTDVDFISIDINALFKDITKKSNPFKFDNLTQAATNTNLYDPQFNPLTHKLTQSPNADNYLFWDSAHPTTKAHGLIADYVIKALESDKNLSKANKAVDLTAQSQIVPSNISNIPAVATSNDSLSVVSNLVTSNPIVLNLNAAGQVQVSSSQQGQVNNKLLGQPVNDLFPTQLQIPIFQLNFANK